A region of Vigna radiata var. radiata cultivar VC1973A chromosome 6, Vradiata_ver6, whole genome shotgun sequence DNA encodes the following proteins:
- the LOC106763532 gene encoding uncharacterized protein LOC106763532, whose translation MIMPLHEQLLGFVGERLDIRDYVDLKMSLGTKKNAREIKVRFLLVEVNTSYNVLLGRLCLNAFGAIMSTPHLTLKYPSEHERSEVAMAELDPRTNTEDQVEPSGELQPFRLGKEDQDTMMGRGLTNVQAQELVSKKKRRLGAEKRRVADEEVHKLLEAGFIREIKYTTWLANVIMVKKSNDKWRMCMDFNDLKKACPKDTYLLPIIDALVDGVSRYEVFSFLDVYSGYNQIPMYCPDS comes from the exons ATGATCATGCCTTTACATGAACAATTATTGGGGTTCGTAGGGGAACGGTTGGATATAAGGGATTATGTTGACCTTAAGATGAGTTTGGGGACAAAGAAGAATGCAAGGGAGATTAAAGTAAGATTCTTGTTAGTGGAGGTCAATACTTCATATAATGTATTGCTTGGACGACTGTGCTTAAATGCTTTTGGAGCTATTATGTCCACTCCTCACTTGACATTGAAGTACCCCTCTGAGCACGAAAGA TCGGAGGTAGCTATGGCTGAGCTTGATCCTAGAACAAACACGGAGGATCAGGTGGAACCCTCAGGAGAGTTGCAACCTTTCCGTTTAGGAAAGGAAGACCAAGATACTATGATGGGACGAGGCCTGACTAACGTCCAAGCCCAGGAG TTAGTCtcaaaaaagaagagaaggttGGGAGCTGAGAAGAGAAGAGTGGCAGATGAGGAGGTTCATAAGTTGCTGGAGGCCGGATTCATTAGAGAAATAAAGTATACCACTTGGTTAGCAAATGTGATAATGGTGAAAAAGTCCAACgacaaatggagaatgtgtatGGATTTCAACGACCTGAAAAAGGCATGTCCAAAGGACACATACCTTCTACCCATTATTGACGCGTTAGTTGATGGAGTTTCGAGATATGAGGTTTTCAGTTTCCTGGACGTATATTCGGGGTATAACCAAATCCCCATGTATTGTCCGGATAGTTAG
- the LOC106763533 gene encoding uncharacterized protein LOC106763533 translates to MSSYAKFLKELLMKKRKYFEKETIEVQRNCNAVIQKMLPPKLQDPGSFTIPCTIGDLEVGKALIGLGASINLMPLSMFKRIKGLELKPTRMTLQLVDRSLKYPYRVAEDVIVNVDKFLFPVDFVIMEME, encoded by the coding sequence atgTCGTCATATGCAAAATTTTTGAAGGAACttctcatgaagaaaagaaaatattttgagaaggaaactattgaGGTGCAAAGAAATTGTAATGCAGTCATACAGAAGATGTTACCTCCTAAATTGCAAGATCCAGGGAGTTTTACCATTCCATGTACCATAGGGGACTTAGAAgttgggaaagctttgattgGCTTGGGAGCTAGCATTAATTTAATGCCCCTCTCTatgttcaaaagaattaaaGGATTGGAACTAAAGCCGacaaggatgactcttcaattggTAGATAGATCTCTCAAATATCCATATAGAGTGGCTGAAGATGTAATAGTAAACGtggataaatttttgtttccagtggattttgttataaTGGAGATGGAGTAA